Below is a genomic region from Polyangiaceae bacterium.
GACAGCACCACCGTCCGATTCGAGCGCATGATCGAATTTGCGGCGCGTTGGGAGGACGAGGCCGAGAAGCCTGGGCGTGCGCGGCATCTTTTCGAGCGTGCGCGTGAGCTTCAGCCCACCAACCCCGTGCTCGACGAACAAATTCGCCGCGTATCGCTCAAAATGCTGAAGAAGCCGCAAGTGTAGTGTGTTTGTCGTGCCGATTTGGTAAAGTTTGGCATGACCGATATCTCCAAGAAGCTTCGCATCCTGCCGGGAGCGCGCGTATTGACCCTCGGCGCCCCCGATTCGTTCCCATCGCTGCTCGATCCGCTGCCGGACAAGGCAATTTTGTCGACGCGCGCGACCGGAACATTCGACGTCGTGATGCTCTTCGTCGCCGATTCCAAAGCGCTCGAAAAAGGTTTGCCGCGTGCCACTGCGGCGCTCGGCGACGAATCCGTCTTATGGATTTGTTACCCCAAGAAGACTTCGGGCATCAAGACCGACATGACGCGTGACGTCGGTTGGAATGTCGTCCAAGACGCTGGGTTTGGCCCGGTCTCTCAAGCGGCCATCGATGAAACGTGGTCGGCTCTTCGATTCAAGCAGGAATCCACCGTCGAACGAAAACAAGGATCGGCTATCGCTCCGGGAGCAGCGAAAAAGGCGGCGCCCCAAAAACGGGTCATTCCGCCGGCCGATTTGGTGGTGGCGCTCGGCACGAACGACGCTGCGACGGCCACGTGGAAGACGCTCGCGTCGTCGCACATCAAAGAGTATGTGCTTTGGATTGAGGACGCGAAGCGGCCGGAGACGCGCGCGCGGCGTGTCGAGCAAACCATTACGATGCTTGCGGCCGGCGTGCGTAATCGGAACGAGAAATACGCTGGCAAATAATTCCTGTCGCAACCCGGACGAACGCAATTCTTCTGGCGTTTTTCTTTCCGAGCGCAAAGGATGTGCGCCATGTCGAGCTCGAACGACAAGGTGTTCTTCGGTCAGCCGCGCGGAGTGTGGCTTTTTGCGGGCCTCGGGTTTGCCGCATTGGTCCTCGGTGCATTGCCGGCGGTTCGGCGATCGAGAATGCATTGGACGCGTCTGGTCCGCTTGCTTGACTTCGCGTCCTCACTGGTCAAGAGTGCGTACGGTTCGGAGGCATCACCGTGAAGTTTCGTCCTGCCATTGGAGAGAGCGACTTTCGCAAGGTGCGCGAAAGCGGGGCTGGCTACGTCGACAAGAGCAGCTTCATCAGTGAAATACTCGACGACATGAGCTCGGGGCTGCTCTTTTCTCGCCCTAGGCGGTTCGGCAAGACCATCAACCTGTCGATGCTCGGCTATTTCCTACGAAAGACGGACGAGGACTTGTCGCATTTGTTCGAGGGCCTGGCAGTCACACGCGACCCCAAGGCCATGGCGCATTTCCAAAAGTATCCGACGATATCCGTGACGTTCAAGGATGTCTATGCCGCAACGTTTGAAGGGGCGATCGTAGGGATTCGTGATCAGATTATCGAAGCATTTCGAGCGCATCGTCATCTGCTCGATCAGAACAAGCTCGATCCTTACCGTGCACGTCAATTCCAGCACGTGCTTAGCGGCGAAGTGAGTAACTCCGAATTGCTTTTTTCGCTCGAGTGGTTGTCGCATATTCTATATCAACAATACAAAACATACGTCCTTATTCTCATCGACGAATACGACACGCCTATTCAAGCGGGCTACACGCACGGTTACTTTGACGAGATCGTGCCCTTCATACGCAATCTCTTGTCGGCGGCGCTCAAGGATAACGTGGCGCTCTTCAAAGGCGTGCTCACGGGCATTCTGTATGTATTGAGGGATAATATGTTCTCCGGGCTCAACAACATCCGCGTACATTCCATTATGAGCTCGCAATACGCCACGTCGTTCGGATTCACGGAAGACGAAGTGGCTGCCATCGTCGAACCTGCACATGTCGCAGAAGTACGCGCGTGGTACAATGGATACATCTTTGGCGGCCACGTCATCTACAACCCGTGGTCGATTCTAAGCTACATCGAGCAAGGTACGCTTCAGCCCTATTGGGTCAACACCGGTTCCAGCGACCTCATCGAACACCTCGCTGCCAAGCAAGGTTTGGGGTTGTCCGAAAAGTCGTACGCGCTCTTGAATGGCGAAACCATCGAAATCCGCATCGATGACAACATCGTCTTGCGCGACATCGACAAACGATCCGAAGCGCTCTGGAATTTTTTGCTCTTTTCGGGCTACCTGAAGGTCGTCGAGTTCACCATGCACATGGGCACGACCACCGGCAAACTCGCCATTCCAAATATCGAAATACGCTCGGTCTATCGCACGATGTTCGAAAATTGGCTCACCAGAGTCGACCCGGATTGGTACATGACCAATGACGTCGTGCAAGCGCTGCTCGCCGGTGACGCGGCCCAGGTCCAAGAGCTCCTCGAACAAATACTTTTGACGGCCATGTCGTATCAGGATGGAGCAGGTCGGGCACCGGAAAAGTTGTATCACGGATTCATGCTGGGGATGCTCGTGCACATGGAGGCGCGATACGAAGTCCGGTCCAATCGAGAATCCGGGCGAGGTCGAGCGGATGTGTACATGCGGCCGAAAACAGTCGGACAACCGGGCGTCGTCATGGAATTCAAAGTGCCGCTCGGCAGGGAAACCCCCGAAGTGGCGCTCGAAAAGGCCACGAAACAATTGCGTGAGCGCAAATATGCGGCCGAATTGATCGCCGCAGGGGCGTCACCCGTGCATGAATACGCCATGGTATTCGATGGAAAACAGGTGTGGGTGAATAGAATCGACGGGCCGGAGACGTCAGCAGCGACCGGTTGAGCCGCGAAGCGTCATCATTGGCCGAAGCGCTGGCAAAAGAGCCGGACCTCCAGCCGCTTCAATTCGCCGACGACATGAGCAAGGCGCATGCGGCTGCGGTGAATGCAGCGCAGGCGCTCAATCGCGAAGTCGACGAAGACGCAGCGGCGACGAATGCACTCCGCGCAGCGCGCGTGGCATTCGACAAGGCGGCGCGTGCTTATGCGCGCATCATCGAAGGAGTGCTCGTCGACGAAGGCAAAGAAAACGACTTGAGCCAATACGTATTGGCGCGCGACCCGGCGTATGCCGCTCGGCGCAAGGCCAATGTGCCGATCACCGAAGAACCTGGCGCCGAAGCGGCGGAGCAGGTGGCGTAGCTGGCGTCTGGGCACAGCAAGAACCGTGCCCAGTATGCGATCCCTTCGAAGAAATCGGCAACTGTGCGCTCGCGGGTGTCGTTCGGGTCACGCGACAGGGCAATTGCGCGTGCGCAGTCGCTGATCGTGCGTGCGGGGGCTTGCCCTGCGCGCTCGCAGGTGCGGTTCGGGCGATGCTCGAGGGCTGCTGCGGGGGCGCAGGAGGCCAGCGCGGGCGGCGCGAGGGCCACTGCGAGGGCGCAGGCGGCCATGTGCCATTCAATCACGCGGTCCCATAACGAGCATTGAGCGTGGGATCTGGAGGAAAGGGTGGCGTGCGAAGCACAGGCCTCGACATGATGGGGCGAACAGGATCTACATCAAACTCGGGGACGCGCTGCTGGAGACGCCGCTCATCGATGTCGAGCTTCGCTCCGATCTTGCGGGCTTCAGGTATCCTTGCAAGAAGGGCTGTCCAGAGATTTGCACCGAGCCCGAGTTTCTCAATGAGCCACCCATAGACCCCAAGGTCTATGACCCAAAGGCAGCGCGGGTGCACCACGTCATGCGTAAGAAGGACCTGCGCGACTGCAAATTGGCTATGTATCTAAACGCGAACGAGTACTGTGTGCATGTGCGTCGGGGCAGGATACGCGTGACGGCACGGCAGTTCAAGCTGGTCGTGCCGAAGTATTCGAGGGGCATCATTTTGGAGTTTTTGAGTTGAGCGGTTGACGGTCGCGGGTCGACGCAAGGCTTCAGTTGGCGGCGGGGTGGCGGCCGCCAGGTCCCGCCATGGCGGCCGCCAGGTAGCGCTATGTAAAACCATCGGGAAAACGTGAGGAAAAAATTGGCATGTTTCGCGCACAACGCGCGGGCATGCTCGAGTTTGCACATGCCGAACACGCAGAGAAATACCGGTACGAGCGACACCGGCCCGAGGAAACAGTCCTCTATCGAGTGGTGAAGGAGTATTGGTCGCCATTTCGCGAGCGTGTGGAGGAATTCGGGAGTTTGCCGAAGTTTGTCGTGAATGAGGTCGAAGGGTATTTGCGTTGTGGCATTCTGGAATACGGATTCATTCGGGCGATTTGTGAGTCATGTGGATTCGATAGGCTCGTGGCATTTTCGTGTAAGTATCGCGGGTTTTGCCCGTCGTGTTTGGGACGGCGAATGAGTGACACGGCGGTCTGGTTGACGGAGCGCGTGATTCCCAGAGTGCAAATACGGCAATGGGTGCTGACGCTTCCGTGGGAATTACGCGTTCGAGCGGGGTACGACCGGGAAATATGTGCATTGGTCCTGGACATGTTTATTCGGGAATTGCAGCGCAGTTATCGCTGGCGAGCGAAACGTGTATTGGATTTGTCGAGTGTGGAGCAAGCGTATACGGGCACGGTGACCGTGATTCAGCGATTCGACTCGGCATTGCGGCTGAATGTCCATTTTCACGTTGGTGCTCGATGGTGTGTATGTGAAAGGCGACAACGGCGAAGGGTTGCGATTTTTTCCGTTTGCCTCGTCCGACCGAAGACGAGGTGTACGAGGTTGCCGCGCGGACGGCGAAAAAGGTGAAGGCGATTTTGGAGAAAAGAGGACGAACTTCGGATAGTGAATCGAGTGGCGAGGAGGGGAGCGAAATCGAACCGGCGCTTGGGGCATGTTATGACGTAGCAGCGCGAGCTCCAAAGAAGCAGGTCGTGGATGGTCCGCGCGTTGGCAAAGGTGCATGTGCGGTCATCGTGGATGGCTTCAATGTGTATGCGGGTGACGCAATCGATGGTCGGGATCGCAAGCGTGTGGAGCGAATATGCCGATACTTGGCGAGGCCGCCGATAGCGACGGAGCGATTGACTGAAACAGGTGATGGGGATGAATTGCGTTATGAATTGAAGAAGGCGTGGAAGGATGGCACGCGTTACGTGACGCTCGATCCGTACGGATTGATGGCGCGGATATGTGCCATGGTCCCACCGCCGCGATTTCATATGATCCGGTTCCATGGAGTCTTGGCGCCGAATTCGGCATTACGCGAGCAAGTTGTTGCATCGGCGAAGCCGTATGTCTCGCTGCAGGAGAATACCGTGCCAAACTCGGTGCAGCTTCCGCTCTTTGGCAAGCTCTTCGACGAGCCCGAAGTCGACGTGAAGCATGCTCGCCGCAAGCCTTGGGCATGGTTGCTCAGGCACGTTTTCGCTATCGACGTCAACGTTTGCCCAAAGTGCGCAGGTCGAATGAAATGGCGCGAAGTTGCGCTGACCGCCGACGCCATTCGTGAAGGTTTGGCCCGGGCGGGTTTGTCTGCGCGAGGGCCACCGAGGCGCAGCAGAGCACCGCTCGGGCAGCTCTCGTTACCGTTTCCGAAGGCGCGTCACGCGTGATACCGCGGACGCATCTTGCGTGAGATTGCGCTCGTATTTGCCAGCGCCGATGCACACGAGTGTCTGCGGGTCAAGAAAAATCAACGCGAACGAACACGGAAAAGCACCCCGCGAAGAAGCCCCGTGTCTGGATGCATGCGAGAACACAAATCCCCGCAGATGACGCAGGGCGCTGTCGACGCGTCAATGCCGGAATTTCGAGGCTAATTTTCCTAGGCACCGACGAGGTTTTACCTGGACGATCTGAAAGCGGGCAAGAAATGGGTGACCCGTTTGTCCTTCCCGGTGCACGTGCTCGCTCGGACCGAAACGTACGACGCCGTGCGCAAAGTGCGATTCGTCAGCACGTACAAATATCACCACGGCTATTACGATGCGCCAGAGCGGGAGTTCCGCGGGTTTGGCCTGGTCGAGCAATTCGATGCGGAGTCGTTTTCCGCTGACCGTGGCAAGGGTTTATTCGCGGATGCTCCGCCTGCCGATGAAGAGTTTCACATTCCGCCGGTGCTGACGAAAACATGGTTTCATACGGGCGCATTTCTGGACAAGGCGCGCATAACAAAGCAGTTTGCGAAGGAGTATTACGCGGGTGATGCGGCAGCGTCGGAGTTGCCTGATGGGTTCGTCCCGTCAGGTTTGTCGGTCAAAGACATTCGAGAAGCTTGTCGAGCGCTGAAGGGGCAGATGCTTCGGCAAGAGGTGTATGCGCTGGATGGGTCGGCCTTGGAAGCGCATCCGTACAAGGTGACGGAAGTTTGTCCAGCCATTCTGCCGGTGCAGCCGTCGAAGCCGAATCGGTACGGCTCGTTCTTCGCGTACGTGCACGAGAGCGTGGACGTGCATTACGAGCGCAATGCGAGCGACCCGCGCGTCGTGCATACGCTGGCGCTCGCGGTGGACCCGTATGGGCAGGTAACGAAATCGGCGTCGATTGCGTATGCGCGACGCAATATTCCGGTATCGCCCGCGGATCTGCCGCAAGGTTTGCTCGCGACGGTCACGGAAACGGTGATCAAGAATGAGCCCGCGCAAGCGGATTGGTATCGCATTGGTATGCCCATTGAAACGCGAACGTACGAATTGACGGGGCTACCCACGACGCAGAGCACGCTGTTATCGTTTGCCGCGGTGGAAGCGGCCGTGAATGCGGCTACGGTGATTTCGTATGAGGTAGCGCCGACGGCAAACACGTTGCAAAAACGGCTCGTCGAGCACGTGAAGCAACGATATTACGATAGCTTGACGGTTGGCGGGCCCAACCCGACCGCGCTCCCGTTTGGTGAGATTGATGCGTTGTCATTGCCCTACGAAACGTATGCGCTTGTTTTTACGCCGGGCCTGTTGGCAGATGCGTTTGCGGGTCGAACGCCTCCAATACCCCTGGCAACGATCACTGCGCTCGTGACGTCGAACGAAGCGGGATACATCGAAGAAAACGGTTTGTATTGGCTACCCACAGGGCGGGAGATTTTTGATCCGGCGAAGTTTTACCTCGCCGTCGAGGTACGGGATGTTTTCGGTACGCCGACGACGATCACGTACGACACGCATTGCTTGCTGGTGAATGCGGTCGAAGATGCGTTGGGCAACATCGTGACCGTTGAAAACGACTACCGGGTGCTCGGGCCGGTCCTGGTGACGGATCCGAATGGCAATCGCAGCGCCGTGAAGGTCGACGAATTGGGGATGGTCATTGCGACGGCGGTCATGGGCAAGGTGGGTGGCTCCGATGGAGATACGCTGGAAGACCCGACGACGACATTCGAATACGATTTGGACCGCTGGCAAAACGATGGCAAACCGAACATGGTGCATAGCGCGGTGCGCGAAGAGCACGGTGACGAGGGATCGCCTTGGCAGCATAGCTATACGTATTTGGATGGCCTGGGCGGCGAATTGATGAAAAAGGTGCAGGCCGAACCGGGGCTTGCACCGGTGCGGGACGAAATAACGGGCGAGCTGGAAAAAGACCTCGAGGGGAACCTCGTATTGGAAAACGCGTCGCCGCGGTGGGTGGGTACGGGGCGCGTCGTATTGGACAACAAGGGTAATCCAATCAAGCAATACGAGCCGTTTTTCTCGTCCACGCATGAATATGAGGATGAGGACGATTTGGTGCAGTGGGGCGTGA
It encodes:
- a CDS encoding transposase zinc-binding domain-containing protein — translated: MFRAQRAGMLEFAHAEHAEKYRYERHRPEETVLYRVVKEYWSPFRERVEEFGSLPKFVVNEVEGYLRCGILEYGFIRAICESCGFDRLVAFSCKYRGFCPSCLGRRMSDTAVWLTERVIPRVQIRQWVLTLPWELRVRAGYDREICALVLDMFIRELQRSYRWRAKRVLDLSSVEQAYTGTVTVIQRFDSALRLNVHFHVGARWCVCERRQRRRVAIFSVCLVRPKTRCTRLPRGRRKR
- a CDS encoding transposase; protein product: MPRPTEDEVYEVAARTAKKVKAILEKRGRTSDSESSGEEGSEIEPALGACYDVAARAPKKQVVDGPRVGKGACAVIVDGFNVYAGDAIDGRDRKRVERICRYLARPPIATERLTETGDGDELRYELKKAWKDGTRYVTLDPYGLMARICAMVPPPRFHMIRFHGVLAPNSALREQVVASAKPYVSLQENTVPNSVQLPLFGKLFDEPEVDVKHARRKPWAWLLRHVFAIDVNVCPKCAGRMKWREVALTADAIREGLARAGLSARGPPRRSRAPLGQLSLPFPKARHA
- a CDS encoding AAA family ATPase, with amino-acid sequence MKFRPAIGESDFRKVRESGAGYVDKSSFISEILDDMSSGLLFSRPRRFGKTINLSMLGYFLRKTDEDLSHLFEGLAVTRDPKAMAHFQKYPTISVTFKDVYAATFEGAIVGIRDQIIEAFRAHRHLLDQNKLDPYRARQFQHVLSGEVSNSELLFSLEWLSHILYQQYKTYVLILIDEYDTPIQAGYTHGYFDEIVPFIRNLLSAALKDNVALFKGVLTGILYVLRDNMFSGLNNIRVHSIMSSQYATSFGFTEDEVAAIVEPAHVAEVRAWYNGYIFGGHVIYNPWSILSYIEQGTLQPYWVNTGSSDLIEHLAAKQGLGLSEKSYALLNGETIEIRIDDNIVLRDIDKRSEALWNFLLFSGYLKVVEFTMHMGTTTGKLAIPNIEIRSVYRTMFENWLTRVDPDWYMTNDVVQALLAGDAAQVQELLEQILLTAMSYQDGAGRAPEKLYHGFMLGMLVHMEARYEVRSNRESGRGRADVYMRPKTVGQPGVVMEFKVPLGRETPEVALEKATKQLRERKYAAELIAAGASPVHEYAMVFDGKQVWVNRIDGPETSAATG
- a CDS encoding YdeI/OmpD-associated family protein, producing the protein MTDISKKLRILPGARVLTLGAPDSFPSLLDPLPDKAILSTRATGTFDVVMLFVADSKALEKGLPRATAALGDESVLWICYPKKTSGIKTDMTRDVGWNVVQDAGFGPVSQAAIDETWSALRFKQESTVERKQGSAIAPGAAKKAAPQKRVIPPADLVVALGTNDAATATWKTLASSHIKEYVLWIEDAKRPETRARRVEQTITMLAAGVRNRNEKYAGK